One genomic region from Sphingobacterium multivorum encodes:
- a CDS encoding AraC family transcriptional regulator codes for MPKSTIPFVQCAKNFRDGTIELRNYGQFNTEMHAHEQVQVLSPTNGTLFIYTEKASFCVPSTFFVYIPAHVPHKLISRSQQLSIKTIFVDMNNMHEEVKVYPSNELLNHFLLFGQQHWKLKDHDTLTASTLEAFKSMLPILLAKPILLQITPAKSELMIQVCTYILQHLDNKLSIAELSANFFLSERTLFRQFKEEMRITIFQFIKQHRLLKALQLLENKDMHIAEIVYQIGYESVPNFSNLFKEYFGLSPQQYRARL; via the coding sequence ATGCCAAAATCCACCATTCCCTTCGTTCAATGTGCCAAGAACTTCCGCGATGGGACAATTGAATTACGTAACTATGGTCAATTCAATACAGAAATGCATGCTCATGAACAAGTACAGGTACTTAGCCCAACAAATGGTACTCTCTTTATCTATACAGAAAAAGCCAGTTTCTGTGTACCAAGTACTTTCTTTGTATATATCCCAGCACATGTCCCGCACAAGCTCATTTCCCGCTCACAGCAACTGTCAATAAAAACCATTTTTGTCGATATGAACAATATGCACGAGGAAGTTAAGGTGTATCCATCAAATGAATTGTTGAATCATTTTTTGCTTTTTGGCCAGCAACATTGGAAGTTGAAAGACCACGACACGTTGACCGCGTCCACCTTGGAGGCCTTTAAGTCTATGCTCCCTATACTATTGGCAAAGCCGATCCTGTTGCAAATCACGCCTGCAAAAAGTGAATTGATGATCCAGGTATGCACGTATATCCTCCAACATCTCGACAATAAATTGTCAATCGCTGAGCTTAGCGCTAATTTTTTTCTTTCGGAGCGAACACTTTTCAGGCAGTTTAAGGAAGAAATGCGGATCACCATATTCCAGTTCATAAAACAGCATAGACTTCTAAAGGCACTTCAATTATTGGAAAATAAGGATATGCATATCGCTGAGATTGTTTATCAAATTGGCTATGAAAGTGTACCGAACTTTTCCAATCTATTCAAAGAATATTTTGGACTGTCACCACAGCAGTATAGAGCGAGACTATAA
- a CDS encoding LuxR C-terminal-related transcriptional regulator, translated as MRNRILLSAQKLWDTVVHDKTFPSKQLLIGQLEQYKKLLNIFQVGDYYYLLFNIMQGEIVDIGKDVTNVLGYEPAEVTMQLFTDNIHPDDRACFLHFEEKVISFYNSVSIEEYPYYKVQYDLRLKTTANKYKRILIQYILVDYNELNVCQSFHVHTDISHIKPTGEPCFSIIGIEGRPSYYDIREPILVKSFDMFTRREREILKEIIEGNTSRQIADKLFLSVFTVDTHKKNILKKAQAHSSVELISKSVREGWI; from the coding sequence ATGAGAAACAGAATTCTACTTTCTGCCCAAAAACTTTGGGATACCGTAGTGCATGACAAAACATTTCCCAGTAAACAACTGTTAATCGGACAACTGGAACAGTACAAAAAATTGCTCAATATTTTTCAGGTTGGCGATTACTACTATCTTCTTTTCAACATTATGCAAGGAGAAATAGTGGATATAGGAAAAGATGTAACCAATGTATTAGGTTATGAACCCGCTGAGGTTACAATGCAGCTCTTTACGGACAACATCCATCCGGATGACAGGGCCTGTTTCCTGCACTTTGAAGAGAAAGTAATTTCATTTTATAACTCTGTTTCCATCGAAGAATATCCGTATTATAAAGTGCAATATGACTTACGACTAAAAACAACCGCTAACAAATACAAACGTATTCTAATCCAATACATCCTGGTAGATTATAACGAGTTAAATGTTTGCCAAAGCTTTCATGTCCATACAGATATTTCACATATAAAGCCCACAGGCGAGCCTTGTTTTTCGATTATCGGAATCGAAGGCAGGCCTTCTTACTACGATATACGGGAGCCAATTTTGGTAAAATCTTTCGACATGTTTACCCGGAGGGAACGGGAAATCCTAAAAGAGATAATAGAGGGAAATACAAGTAGGCAGATTGCCGATAAGCTATTTCTTAGCGTTTTTACTGTTGATACACACAAGAAAAACATTTTAAAAAAAGCGCAGGCACATTCTTCTGTTGAGCTTATAAGCAAGTCCGTAAGAGAGGGATGGATATAA
- a CDS encoding 2-isopropylmalate synthase — MKQVKIFDTTLRDGEQGPGCQLTLNDKLEIAEKLDAMGVDVIEAGFPISSPGDFKAVTEVCKLVKKATVCALARANRTDIEQASLALSKAKVARIQLGIGTSDIHIKHKFNTTREVILAKAYEMVAYASDKCDEVQFFAEDAGRADNDFLVQMTNTVVEAGAKVVNLPDTNGFCTPFEYFEKIAYVNQNRREKENAILSVHCHNDLGMATANSIAGLMAGALQVEGTINGVGERAGNAALEEIILTLIVKKDLGMATGIDPKYIVELSSMVERAMSNPVQANKAIVGKNDFAHSSGIHQDGVLKDRRNYEIIDPQIIGGRLPELFLSARSGRAALKDRLKNMKIDFPADHFENIYSRFLVLADQKRFIEDSDLRHLV, encoded by the coding sequence ATGAAACAAGTTAAGATTTTCGATACTACTTTACGTGATGGAGAACAGGGCCCGGGCTGCCAATTGACACTGAATGATAAATTAGAAATTGCAGAAAAACTAGATGCAATGGGAGTAGATGTGATTGAGGCAGGGTTTCCAATAAGTTCACCTGGAGATTTTAAGGCAGTCACAGAGGTTTGTAAGCTGGTAAAAAAGGCAACCGTCTGCGCATTGGCTAGGGCCAACAGGACAGATATTGAACAGGCCTCTTTGGCCTTGAGTAAGGCAAAGGTAGCACGGATTCAGCTCGGAATTGGAACATCGGACATTCATATTAAACATAAGTTTAATACTACCCGTGAGGTAATCTTGGCGAAAGCTTACGAAATGGTGGCGTATGCGTCGGATAAATGTGATGAAGTACAATTTTTTGCCGAAGATGCTGGCCGCGCAGACAACGATTTTTTGGTTCAAATGACCAATACAGTGGTTGAAGCGGGGGCGAAAGTTGTGAATCTTCCTGATACCAATGGTTTTTGTACACCCTTCGAGTACTTTGAAAAGATAGCCTATGTGAATCAAAATAGAAGGGAAAAAGAGAACGCAATTCTTTCTGTCCACTGTCATAATGATTTAGGTATGGCTACAGCGAATAGTATAGCTGGGCTAATGGCAGGCGCACTTCAGGTGGAAGGAACGATTAATGGTGTGGGAGAACGTGCAGGAAATGCTGCCTTGGAAGAAATTATTTTGACACTCATTGTAAAGAAAGATCTGGGGATGGCGACCGGAATTGATCCAAAATATATTGTAGAACTAAGCAGTATGGTAGAACGGGCGATGTCAAATCCTGTGCAGGCCAATAAGGCCATTGTTGGGAAAAATGACTTTGCGCATTCCTCCGGTATCCACCAGGATGGCGTGCTGAAAGACCGTAGAAACTATGAAATTATTGATCCCCAAATCATAGGGGGGAGGTTGCCCGAGTTGTTTTTATCGGCGAGGAGTGGACGTGCAGCATTAAAAGATCGGTTAAAAAATATGAAAATAGATTTCCCGGCTGACCATTTTGAAAATATCTATAGCCGATTTCTTGTTTTGGCAGATCAGAAACGTTTTATTGAAGATAGCGACCTCCGGCATTTGGTTTAG
- a CDS encoding N-acetylmuramoyl-L-alanine amidase family protein gives MKKGIIVIDPGHGGVGNVGGSDGNHAVSALGDLEKNLTLEIGLLLKAELLFKSHEVYLTRDTDRNLSLEDRANLARDKKAHVFLSLHFNGWNDIITQGTETFVYPKASSDSILLASSIQQRLIQATGYKNRGVKEMKLGVLNPSYHSPITACALAEISFITETNDAKRLRDDNYKKSLAQSLAVAVEDFINKSSSIVKFKVLRMQQNGILEIEDSDI, from the coding sequence ATGAAAAAAGGAATTATTGTAATAGATCCGGGGCATGGTGGTGTCGGAAATGTTGGCGGCTCTGATGGTAATCATGCCGTTTCCGCGCTTGGAGATCTTGAAAAAAACTTGACTCTTGAGATTGGCCTTCTTCTTAAAGCAGAATTGCTATTTAAATCTCACGAGGTTTATCTTACCAGAGATACAGATCGTAATCTATCTCTTGAAGATAGAGCAAATTTAGCGCGTGACAAGAAGGCTCATGTTTTCCTGTCTCTTCATTTCAATGGATGGAACGATATCATAACACAAGGCACCGAAACATTTGTATATCCCAAAGCTAGTAGTGATTCAATATTGCTAGCTTCTTCTATACAGCAAAGGCTTATACAGGCTACAGGATATAAAAACAGAGGTGTTAAAGAAATGAAATTAGGAGTGTTAAATCCAAGTTATCATTCACCTATAACAGCTTGTGCTTTGGCTGAGATAAGCTTTATTACAGAAACAAATGATGCAAAGCGTTTGAGAGATGACAACTACAAAAAATCCCTTGCGCAGTCCCTTGCTGTAGCGGTGGAAGATTTTATCAATAAGAGCAGTAGTATAGTGAAGTTTAAGGTTCTCCGTATGCAACAGAATGGTATCTTGGAAATAGAGGATTCCGATATCTAA